The following nucleotide sequence is from Spirochaetota bacterium.
CGCCAGGGACTGCGCCGTTCCGTCGCTGACCATCCACGCGGTTTTCTGGACCACGTCGCTGTACTGGCGGTAGTTCCCCGGCTTTCCCTGCGTAACGGCCTGTGTATTGGGGAAAAGGGCCGACGACGTGAAGAGAAGTATCAGAATAATAATGAAGTTTTTCATGGCGGGTGTTCCCCTCCTGTGATGATGAGTATCGGTTCTGATGGTTAGAGGGGGGATGGGCGGTTTTGGATCTTAAAATTTCTGAAAAATTATTATTTTAACAGGCCCCGGTAAAAGACCTGCCACATCCGGTTCACCTTGGTTTTCAGCTTCTTTCGTGAAAGGATCGTCTGGCTGCCGCCGAAGGAGAGGAGGATGATACCCACTGTCGAGCCGATGACGATCTCCGAGGTCTCCCAGGGATCGACTTTTTTTATCTTTTTTTCCCGCACGGCACGCTCTATCTGGTCGGACAGGAGCTTGACGCAGCTCCGCTCGATGCCGGCGGCCCGCTCCTTGACCGACCTGGTGCTGTTGGCGATCACCTCGGCGGACACGTCCGAGGCGAGTAGTTTGAAGTAGTTCCCGTGGAGAAAGGCGAAATCGGTGATGACGCCGAGGTATTTCTCGAGGTACACCTGCAGGGATGTTGGATCTCCCTCGATTAGCCGCAGCTGGCTCAGCAATAACTCCAGGCCGTCGGTGGCAATGTCCAGGAAGAGGTCGTCCTTGTTGACGTATTCCAGGTAGACCGTGCGCTTGCTGTAACCGGCCCTGCGTGCTATCTGGTCGATTGACGTGAAGCGATACCCCTTTTTCAGGAAAAGCTGCCGCGCTGATTTCGTTATTTCTTCCCTGCGGTTTCTCCGCAGTTTATCCGGTTTTTCTGCCATGGCCAAGGTTGTGTCACAATATGATTCAATGGCAAGTATAATTCAATGCGTTTTGCTTATAAACACGGTTTTGCTTGACAGGCCAATTCGTTAAAAAAGAGATTTTTGCTCTTGACAAATCGACATGGAGGCCATATATTGGTAACCGGTGGTTAGTAACCATCGGTTACCAATATAATCGAACGGGGGGATGGAATGGGCGGTCAATACGAAAAGTACATAGTCAGGAAGCCTATCAATGTCAACGAGCTGCCGAGTCACGATCTGAGCCAGGTGATACCGTACCCGGTGCTGATGGGAAGCGAGCTGGTCCCCGAGGCCAGGGCCTGGGTGCTGTACCTTTACATCAAGGAGATCACGGAGGCCCTCAAGAACATAGCCATCAAGGGGGACAGGGCCGCTCCGCATATGCACGACTATGACGAAATGTACCTGATGATCGGCGACGAGAAGGCGATTACCTTCGAGGTCATGCTGGGCGACGAATTCTACGAGGTGTCCACGCCGGCGGCCGTGTACATTCCGATGAATACGCCCCACGCGATCCGTCCCGTGGACGCCACGCCTGGTCTCACCGGCGGCCTTATCCCGGTCTGCCTGAACGGGAAGTACATCACCAAGCCGGTCGAATAACCGTGCGCGGAGGGCATCTATGAGGATCCTGAATGATAAAAAAGCGGTCGTTACCGGGGGCGCCATGGGTATCGGTTTCGCCATCGTGCGGCGCCTCCTTGACGAGGGATGCGTTGTGGCGGTGTGGGACAACAACCCCGATGCGATCAGGAGCGCCGCGGAAGAACTGGCCGGTTTTTCATCGAGACTCAGGTTCTACCGGTGCGATGTCAGCGACAGCGGCGCGGTGGAAGCATCGGCGCTGCAGACAAGGAAAGACATCGGCGAGGTGGATATTCTCGTCAATAACGCGGGGACGGTAACGGCCGGGAGGTTCGCATCCCATCCGGCGGAGGCGTGGGACAGGCTGACGAAGATCAACCTTAACTCGATCTACTACACCACCGCCGCCTTCCTCCCCGGCATGTACCGCCGGAACCAGGGGCACATCGTGAATATCTCGTCCGGCGCCGGCCTGGTGGGGCTGCCGGACCTTGCCGTGTACTGCGCCACCAAGTGGGCCGTGTACGGGTTCACCGAATCCCTCAGGCTTGAGGTCATGGCTGACAGAAAAAAAGGAATCAGGCTTACATCGGTCCATCCCGGATTATTGAAAAAGGGACTGTTCGAGGGGAGCAGGATGAACGTTCTGGGAGAGCTTCTCCTTCCGCGGGTGGAGCGCCATGATGACATCGCGAAGGCCGTTGTTGAAAAGGCCCTGAAAAAGGGGCGGTGCGTCGTGAAAAAGCCGTGGAGCCTCCAAATCGGACAGATCGGCCGGGCCCTGATGCCGGACAGCATGCTAAACCGCCTCCTCATCCTTGCCGGCGCCGGGGAGTGCATGAAGGAATGGGTGGGCCATAACTCAATACAAACAAAGGATAAATATCATGCGTAAGGATCAATTGATGTCCGTGGGATTTATCGTTGCCGGGTGCGTGAATGTTCTGGGGATTCCCCTCTTCAGCAGATTCTTCACCAATACCTTGATGATGACCGTCGATGCCGGGACTTTCTCCGGCACGGGCCTGGGAGTGATCATGCTCTGGGGACTGGCCTATATCGCCGTATCCAGGTCCTATTCCCTTATCCCGGCCATCGCCGGGGTCTTTGCCCTTGAAAAATTTTTTTATACCGCCGTCTGGGGCCGCTGGCTCTGGAACCATGGAGGAGAATTGAGCTCCCTCTACGCGCAGGATGCGCTAACCGGCTTCTTCTATAGCGTGTACGGCATCAATGACTTTCTTTTCGGCGTTTTTTTCCTCTATGCCTTCATCCTGGCGCGGAAAGGGAGGGCGGCCATCCCCTGATGGATCGGGCCGGCGCCGCGGTCCTTCGGCAGCTCCACGTGCTTTCCCTGTAATATCTATATCACCCCCATCCTGGCAGGACGCCTGCCGGACATCCTATCCGCCCTCTTCATGGAAATATTTATTCGCCGTTGTCCACAAATGGGTATCGTTCATGATATCGAAGATGTCATTTGTTCCTCCCGTCTTGCGTTGTCGGATCGGTTTAGTATTATTATTGCATACTTGCCTGTATCGTGTTGCGGCCTCACGGCTGACCACCGCAGGGAAGAAATTCCACAATGTTTCAAAATGGAGGTATCATGTCAGAGATACAAACAGCCGATGCCGGATTCGATAAGGAATTCTCGGAAAATTACCGGCGCTACGCCGCCCCTGTGATCAGGTTTATCAAGAAGATGGTCTATGACCGCGATATTTCGGAAGAGCTCTGCCAGGACGTTTTTCTCAAGGTCTATGAAAAGAGGATTTCCCTGGACCCGGAATCGCCGCGGACCCTCGGTTTTTTCTTCACCGCCGCCCGAAACATCGCCATTGATTACGTGCGGAAGAAGCGCTCCGAGGAGGAGAAGCTCCAGGCCCTGCGGGTCGAGGAGGTCGTGATGGACCGGCAGTTTTACGAGGACATAGAGAATGTCTGCCTCCGCGGCGAGGTGATATCGACCCTGGGCGACGTTATCAGCGGGTTTCCCGAGGAGAGGCGGGCCCTTATCGCCGCCACCTGCCTGGGCGGCAGGTCCGCGGCGTCCGTGGCCAGGGAAAGCGGCATGTCGGCCTACCGCGTGAGAAAGATCGGGGAGGAGGCCTGCCGGGCGATACGGACGCG
It contains:
- a CDS encoding TetR/AcrR family transcriptional regulator → MAEKPDKLRRNRREEITKSARQLFLKKGYRFTSIDQIARRAGYSKRTVYLEYVNKDDLFLDIATDGLELLLSQLRLIEGDPTSLQVYLEKYLGVITDFAFLHGNYFKLLASDVSAEVIANSTRSVKERAAGIERSCVKLLSDQIERAVREKKIKKVDPWETSEIVIGSTVGIILLSFGGSQTILSRKKLKTKVNRMWQVFYRGLLK
- a CDS encoding SDR family NAD(P)-dependent oxidoreductase, with the protein product MRILNDKKAVVTGGAMGIGFAIVRRLLDEGCVVAVWDNNPDAIRSAAEELAGFSSRLRFYRCDVSDSGAVEASALQTRKDIGEVDILVNNAGTVTAGRFASHPAEAWDRLTKINLNSIYYTTAAFLPGMYRRNQGHIVNISSGAGLVGLPDLAVYCATKWAVYGFTESLRLEVMADRKKGIRLTSVHPGLLKKGLFEGSRMNVLGELLLPRVERHDDIAKAVVEKALKKGRCVVKKPWSLQIGQIGRALMPDSMLNRLLILAGAGECMKEWVGHNSIQTKDKYHA
- a CDS encoding sigma-70 family RNA polymerase sigma factor, producing the protein MSEIQTADAGFDKEFSENYRRYAAPVIRFIKKMVYDRDISEELCQDVFLKVYEKRISLDPESPRTLGFFFTAARNIAIDYVRKKRSEEEKLQALRVEEVVMDRQFYEDIENVCLRGEVISTLGDVISGFPEERRALIAATCLGGRSAASVARESGMSAYRVRKIGEEACRAIRTRMEGFFEDDSGKTGLTEKNTLDNVDRALVRKYIGGRKSASAPAARKRVTGKRSVRKRAARVTAPPGRKRKKRAL